From Carassius auratus strain Wakin chromosome 10, ASM336829v1, whole genome shotgun sequence, a single genomic window includes:
- the LOC113109669 gene encoding ceramide glucosyltransferase: protein MALLDLALQGFSIFGFGLFIVLWLMHLVSIIYVRLHLNKKTTEKVPYSKLAGVSLLKPLKGVDPNLITNLETFFELDYPKFEILLCVQDHDDPAIDVCKKLLGKYPNVDARLFIGGKKVGINPKINNLMPAYEGARYELVWICDSGIRVKPDTLTDMANQMTEKVGLVHGLPYVADRQGFAATLEQVYFGTSHPRSYISANVTGIKCVTGMSCLMRKEILDQAGGLIAFAQYIAEDYFMAKAIADRGWKFSMATQVAMQNSGSYSIAQFQSRMIRWAKLRINMLPATVIEPISECFVASLIIGWAAHHVFRWDIMVFFLCHCLAWFISDYIQLRGVQGGPPSFSKLDYAVAWFIRESMTIQIFLSALWDPTISWRAGRYRLRCGGTAEEILDV from the exons ATGGCCCTTCTCGATCTAGCCCTGCAAGGCTTCTCCATCTTCGGCTTCGGCTTGTTCATCGTGCTCTGGCTCATGCACCTCGTGTCCATCATCTACGT CCGTCTGCATCTCAACAAGAAGACCACAGAAAAAGTGCCGTACAGCAAACTGGCTGGTGTGTCGCTGCTGAAGCCCCTCAAGGGTGTGGACCCCAATCTCATAACCAATCTGGAGACATTTTTTGAGCTGGACTATCCCAAG TTTGAAATTCTGCTGTGCGTCCAAGACCATGACGATCCAGCCATTGATGTTTGCAAAAAGCTGTTGGGCAAATATCCGAATGTTGACGCCAGGTTATTCATAG GGGGTAAGAAAGTTGgcatcaatccaaaaataaataacctCATGCCAGCTTATGAAGGGGCAAGGTACGAACTCGTCTGGATCTGTGACAGCGGCATTCGAG TGAAGCCAGACACTCTCACTGATATGGCTAATCAGATGACGGAGAAGGTGGGACTGGTTCACGGTCTTCCTTACGTGGCAGACAGACAAGGATTTGCCGCCACGTTGGAGCAG GTTTATTTTGGAACCTCACATCCTCGTTCCTACATCTCGGCCAATGTCACGGGAATCAAGTGTGTCACGGGGATGTCGTGTCTCATGAGGAAGGAGATCCTGGACCAAGCTGGGGGGCTGATTGCGTTTGCTCAGTACATCGCTGAAGATTACTTCATGGCCAAGGCCATCGCAGACAG GGGATGGAAATTTTCCATGGCAACGCAGGTAGCCATGCAGAATTCTGGCTCGTACTCCATTGCACAATTCCAGTCTCGCATGATCAG ATGGGCCAAACTGAGAATCAACATGCTGCCGGCCACCGTCATCGAGCCCATCTCTGAGTGCTTTGTGGCCAGTCTTATCATCGGCTGGGCCGCCCACCATGTGTTTCGCTGGGACATCATGGTGTTTTTCCTGTGCCATTGCCTGGCCTGGTTCATTTCGGATTACATCCAGCTGAGAGGAGTACAG GGCGGCCCTCCATCCTTCTCCAAGCTGGACTACGCAGTTGCTTGGTTCATCAGGGAGTCCATGACAATTCAGATTTTCCTGTCCGCTCTTTGGGACCCCACCATCAGCTGGAGAGCGGGACGTTACCGATTGCGTTGCGGAGGTACGGCAGAGGAAATCCTGGATGTTTAA